The proteins below are encoded in one region of Micromonospora pisi:
- a CDS encoding M15 family metallopeptidase, translated as MVLLSDPEVMATPVRESGEPLVDLRNVGALRIDQRLADPDGVYAHLRVGVVDRLVMAQTMLPPGFRLLVVEGHRPLRIQRQYFEAHVQRLRDRTPDADEATLWRQASRYISPPEIAPHVAGAAVDLTLCTVDGEEIWMGTEVNDTDTTACHTDSTDISDEARTNRERLASALRTAGLVNYPSEWWHWSYGDRYWAHLTHADHAPYGPVEV; from the coding sequence ATGGTGCTGCTGTCCGATCCAGAAGTGATGGCGACTCCGGTACGAGAGTCCGGCGAGCCGTTGGTGGATCTGCGCAACGTGGGGGCGTTGCGGATCGACCAACGGCTCGCCGACCCGGACGGCGTGTACGCGCACCTGCGGGTCGGAGTGGTGGACCGGCTGGTGATGGCGCAGACCATGCTGCCGCCCGGGTTCAGGCTCCTCGTCGTCGAGGGACACCGCCCGCTGCGGATCCAGCGGCAGTACTTCGAAGCACACGTCCAGCGGCTACGGGACCGGACGCCCGACGCCGACGAGGCCACCCTCTGGCGCCAGGCCAGCCGTTACATCTCGCCGCCGGAGATCGCGCCGCACGTGGCCGGGGCCGCCGTGGACCTGACCCTCTGCACGGTCGACGGCGAAGAGATCTGGATGGGCACGGAGGTGAACGACACCGACACCACCGCCTGTCACACCGACTCGACCGACATCTCCGACGAAGCGCGTACCAACCGGGAACGGCTCGCCAGCGCGCTACGGACAGCGGGGCTGGTGAACTACCCGAGTGAGTGGTGGCACTGGTCGTACGGCGACCGCTACTGGGCACACCTGACGCATGCCGACCACGCCCCGTACGGTCCCGTCGAGGTCTGA
- a CDS encoding MFS transporter: MHTYRELFQVPEFRPLFLSVCAGMAASTLRGLALATLVYSATGSPLLSALSLFGSHFAQVIGALTLLSVADRMPPRVAMVALAVIQAVGTLALALPGMPVWGLFVVIGVMGLVGSVGGGVRWGLLGEITPGDDYILARSVFNMSVGAMQISGFALGGLLLTLTTPRVVLVMAAALCLAAALVARFGLLRRPPRATGRPSVGETWRVNVLLWSGPARRYAYLAAWVPNGLVVGCEALFVPYDPDAAAVLFVAGALGMLTGDTVMGRFVRPEWRKRLLTPMQLLLGVPYLLFALSPALPLAALAVAAASAGFSGGLLLQQRIVALTPQEVRGQALGLHSAGMLTMQAVGASVAGFVAQYVSTGNAMVVMGLLSITIALTLRPGLRATAADRVLTTSPV; the protein is encoded by the coding sequence GTGCATACGTACCGTGAGTTGTTCCAGGTCCCCGAATTCCGACCGCTGTTCCTCTCCGTCTGCGCCGGGATGGCGGCGAGCACGCTGCGTGGACTCGCGCTCGCCACCCTGGTCTACTCCGCGACCGGGTCACCGCTGCTCTCCGCGCTGAGTCTGTTCGGATCCCACTTCGCGCAGGTGATCGGCGCGTTGACGCTGCTCTCCGTGGCGGACCGGATGCCCCCTCGGGTGGCGATGGTCGCCCTCGCCGTGATCCAGGCGGTCGGCACCCTCGCGCTGGCGCTTCCGGGAATGCCGGTCTGGGGCCTGTTCGTGGTGATCGGCGTGATGGGGCTCGTCGGCTCGGTGGGCGGCGGGGTGCGCTGGGGTCTGCTGGGCGAGATCACGCCCGGCGACGACTACATCCTCGCCCGGTCGGTGTTCAACATGTCGGTCGGCGCGATGCAGATCAGCGGGTTCGCCCTCGGCGGTCTCCTGCTCACGCTCACCACCCCGCGAGTGGTGCTGGTCATGGCGGCGGCCCTCTGCCTCGCCGCTGCCCTCGTCGCCCGGTTCGGGCTCCTCCGGCGCCCACCCAGGGCAACGGGGAGACCATCGGTCGGCGAGACCTGGCGGGTCAACGTACTGCTCTGGTCGGGGCCGGCCCGCCGCTACGCCTATCTCGCGGCCTGGGTGCCCAACGGGCTGGTCGTCGGCTGCGAGGCACTCTTCGTCCCGTACGACCCCGACGCCGCTGCGGTCCTGTTCGTCGCCGGCGCGCTCGGCATGCTGACCGGAGACACCGTCATGGGCCGCTTCGTCCGCCCCGAGTGGAGGAAACGGCTGCTCACCCCGATGCAGTTGCTGCTCGGCGTGCCGTACCTCCTCTTCGCCCTCTCCCCCGCGCTGCCGCTCGCCGCACTCGCGGTCGCCGCCGCGTCCGCCGGGTTCAGCGGCGGACTGCTGCTCCAGCAACGCATCGTCGCCCTGACCCCGCAGGAGGTACGGGGCCAGGCACTCGGGCTGCACTCGGCCGGCATGCTGACCATGCAGGCGGTCGGGGCGTCGGTCGCGGGCTTCGTCGCGCAGTACGTCTCCACCGGTAACGCGATGGTGGTGATGGGCCTGCTCTCCATCACGATCGCCCTCACGCTCCGACCCGGACTGCGCGCCACCGCCGCCGACCGGGTCCTGACGACGTCGCCCGTCTGA
- a CDS encoding LysE/ArgO family amino acid transporter, which yields MIASTVAGFSVSLALIVAIGAQNAFVLRQGLRREHVLPVVVVCAVSDALLITVGIAGVGAAIAGHTTLLDAIRYGGAAFLLCYAALAARRALRPAALTPTERPPTALGVTLLTCLAITYLNPHVYLDTVLLLGAVAHQHEHRWFFGGGAVLASTVWFAVLGVGAGRLAPALARPAAWRVLDALIAVVMVALGASLLLG from the coding sequence ATGATCGCCTCCACAGTCGCCGGGTTCTCGGTCTCCCTCGCGCTGATCGTCGCCATCGGCGCGCAGAACGCGTTCGTCCTGCGCCAGGGGCTCCGTCGGGAACACGTCCTGCCCGTGGTCGTGGTCTGCGCCGTCTCGGACGCGCTGCTGATCACGGTCGGCATCGCGGGCGTCGGCGCGGCCATCGCCGGCCACACCACCCTGCTCGACGCGATCCGCTACGGCGGTGCCGCATTCCTTCTCTGCTACGCCGCACTCGCCGCCCGGCGGGCGCTGCGGCCGGCGGCACTCACCCCCACCGAACGCCCCCCGACCGCACTCGGCGTGACCCTGCTGACCTGCCTCGCCATCACGTACCTCAACCCGCACGTCTACCTGGACACGGTGCTGCTGCTCGGCGCCGTCGCCCACCAGCACGAACACCGCTGGTTCTTCGGCGGCGGAGCCGTCCTGGCCAGCACCGTCTGGTTCGCCGTACTCGGCGTCGGAGCGGGACGGCTCGCCCCGGCGCTGGCCCGGCCGGCCGCGTGGCGCGTGCTCGACGCCCTGATCGCCGTGGTGATGGTGGCGCTCGGCGCCTCCCTGCTCCTCGGCTGA
- a CDS encoding LLM class flavin-dependent oxidoreductase — protein MSPPQAHLFLLAGQYPDTTHAQTLDAARRYALAAETANYAGVWIAEHHFISYGICPSALTFAAHLLGATSRITVGTAACVLSNRHPVALAEEAVLLDELGGGRFALGVGRGGPWVDLEVFGTGLDRYTNGFAESVDLLVAWLSGAEEVAGTGRFPFRPVRVVPRPRRPVPTWIAATSAHTVDLAARHGLPLLLGLHADNTEKVELLGRYARVAEEHGHDPSTVEHASAHLAYVADTDHDARTAVRTHLPALLRGVDEYVRIDGRPTGGRDHHRYVERLLQIHPVGAAAYCRERLTEAAATTGVRHLLLMVEAGGGRSATLENIDRLAAQVLTDTVPDQVTPVPRSATGSSRSRVAENSRAD, from the coding sequence ATGTCTCCCCCACAGGCGCACCTGTTCCTGCTCGCCGGGCAGTACCCGGACACCACCCACGCCCAGACGCTCGACGCCGCCCGGCGCTACGCGCTCGCCGCCGAGACCGCGAACTACGCCGGGGTGTGGATCGCCGAACACCACTTCATCTCGTACGGCATCTGCCCCTCCGCGCTGACCTTCGCCGCCCACCTGCTCGGCGCCACCAGCCGGATCACCGTCGGGACGGCGGCCTGTGTGCTCTCCAACCGGCACCCGGTGGCGCTGGCCGAGGAGGCGGTGCTCCTCGACGAACTCGGCGGCGGGCGGTTCGCGTTGGGCGTCGGACGCGGCGGCCCCTGGGTGGACCTGGAGGTCTTCGGCACCGGGCTGGACCGCTACACGAACGGCTTCGCCGAATCGGTCGACCTGCTGGTGGCCTGGCTCTCCGGCGCCGAGGAGGTGGCCGGGACCGGCCGCTTCCCGTTCCGTCCGGTCCGGGTGGTCCCCCGCCCCCGCCGGCCGGTCCCGACCTGGATCGCGGCCACCTCCGCGCACACCGTCGACCTGGCCGCCCGGCACGGCCTCCCGCTCCTGCTCGGTCTGCACGCCGACAACACCGAAAAGGTCGAACTGCTCGGGCGCTACGCCCGCGTCGCCGAGGAACACGGCCACGATCCGTCGACGGTGGAGCACGCCAGTGCCCACCTCGCGTACGTCGCCGACACCGACCACGACGCCCGCACCGCCGTCCGGACGCACCTGCCCGCACTGCTGCGCGGCGTGGACGAGTACGTCCGGATCGACGGCAGACCGACCGGTGGGCGCGACCACCACCGGTACGTCGAGCGGCTGCTCCAGATCCACCCGGTCGGCGCTGCGGCGTACTGCCGCGAACGGCTCACCGAGGCCGCGGCGACCACCGGCGTACGCCACCTGCTGCTGATGGTCGAGGCCGGCGGCGGCCGGTCGGCGACGCTCGAGAACATCGACCGGCTGGCCGCACAGGTCCTCACCGACACGGTCCCTGACCAGGTCACCCCGGTTCCCAGGAGCGCGACCGGGAGTTCTCGATCGAGGGTCGCGGAGAACTCGAGGGCCGATTGA
- a CDS encoding AfsR/SARP family transcriptional regulator, whose amino-acid sequence MLQVRLLGPVAAYSANEPIPLGGSKPRALFAALVLERGRVVPASRLVDVVWPENPPERARALIQTYISTLRKSFARHGHPEVIGTQSPGYLARLDNATVDADLLADLVGRAREEVARGDHAVGSGLLHQAVGLSHGPALSGLGNSPLAAEARRLDELLLTAQAERVEVELSLGRLDHLAELTGLVARHPTNERLRGQLMVTLYRLGRQTDALACYREGRSALVEELGVEPGQRLRDLHSAILRGGGDLLETSRPDREPRPPTVVPAQVPLGPSDFTGREAVRTALADALRTATPGTHVLAGQGGTGKSALAAWVTRQVADSFPDGQLYADMRGMTDTPATPDEVLVGFLRSLGVNPTHLPDSTRERTELYRSLVADRRLLVLFDDAADEQQVRPLLPAGPRCAALITSRDRLAGLAGAALTEVEVLTDDEAWALLTRIIGAARADGDVDSARRILAACENLPLAIRIAGARLATRRHLPLRVLAERLTDERQRLDELAAGDLAVRSSISLSYRALDPSARTALRHLGFFGLPRFDAWVLSSLLDTSVPLAERMLEVLVDAHLVEFTGVDQTGVLRYHLHDLVRLYARERADVEERPEELRDAISRAVGSWRTMIDRITTTFPPAEVVWRRPPGPGLPVAEDLAQRVLADASGWLQREEPVLVIGVERAAAVGLHELACDFVSAKMALQLEGANRFELWSRIVTAALRAAERAGNLDGEARMLAELAQLRYAEDRYDESRRYFGEALSRFRALGDIPGQTTALAGLGLACREPGYLAEALHFLNQAVPLLRELDDAVGIGYVHRVRGSVLLERGDFAMALADFELSLRAYRRTGSQRGVAYTLRSLGLYHRARGDYEQALQACAESAEIFRELGNELMHSYAVRAHATTELRMGRPDAALPRLEWALSVAREAGDRWGQGVALRVLGQLYLATGQLGLAEESLDASLSLWDRVQAPLWRARTRYDLSLVYRARGDIDAADQAFTEAYQVFHHYNSREYVELQRR is encoded by the coding sequence GTGCTGCAGGTCCGGCTCCTCGGCCCGGTCGCGGCCTACTCGGCGAATGAGCCGATACCGCTGGGGGGCAGCAAACCCCGGGCGCTCTTCGCGGCCCTGGTGCTCGAACGTGGACGGGTCGTGCCAGCCAGCCGTCTGGTCGACGTGGTCTGGCCGGAAAACCCTCCGGAGCGGGCCCGCGCACTGATCCAGACCTACATCTCCACGCTGCGCAAGTCGTTCGCCCGGCACGGCCACCCCGAGGTGATCGGCACCCAGTCCCCCGGCTACCTGGCCCGGCTCGACAACGCGACCGTCGACGCCGACCTCCTGGCCGACCTCGTCGGCAGAGCGAGGGAAGAGGTTGCGCGGGGCGACCACGCGGTCGGCTCCGGCCTGCTCCACCAGGCGGTCGGCCTCAGCCACGGACCGGCCCTGTCGGGACTGGGGAACTCCCCTCTGGCGGCCGAGGCCCGCCGGCTCGACGAACTGCTGCTGACCGCGCAGGCCGAACGCGTCGAGGTCGAGCTGAGCCTGGGCCGGCTCGACCACCTCGCCGAGTTGACCGGGCTGGTCGCACGCCACCCCACGAACGAACGCCTACGCGGACAGTTGATGGTGACGCTCTACCGGCTGGGCCGCCAGACCGATGCGCTCGCCTGCTACCGGGAGGGCCGCTCGGCCCTTGTCGAGGAACTGGGGGTGGAGCCGGGGCAGCGGCTGCGGGATCTGCACAGCGCGATCCTGCGGGGCGGCGGCGACCTGCTCGAGACGAGCCGACCGGACCGGGAACCCCGGCCCCCGACGGTCGTCCCGGCGCAGGTGCCGCTCGGCCCCTCCGACTTCACCGGACGCGAGGCGGTACGTACCGCGCTCGCTGACGCGCTGCGGACCGCGACCCCCGGCACCCACGTCCTGGCCGGCCAGGGCGGCACCGGCAAGTCCGCCCTGGCCGCCTGGGTGACCCGGCAGGTGGCGGATTCGTTCCCGGACGGCCAGCTCTACGCCGACATGCGGGGCATGACCGACACCCCGGCGACCCCCGACGAGGTGCTCGTCGGTTTCCTGAGGTCACTCGGCGTCAATCCGACACACCTGCCGGACTCGACGCGGGAGCGGACCGAGCTGTACCGCAGTCTGGTCGCCGACCGGCGCCTGCTGGTCCTCTTCGACGACGCCGCCGACGAACAGCAGGTCCGGCCCCTGCTCCCGGCCGGCCCACGGTGCGCCGCGCTGATCACCTCACGGGACCGGCTGGCGGGGCTGGCCGGCGCGGCCCTGACCGAGGTCGAGGTCCTCACCGACGACGAGGCCTGGGCGCTGCTCACCCGCATCATCGGCGCCGCGCGGGCCGACGGTGACGTCGACTCGGCCCGGCGCATCCTTGCCGCCTGCGAGAACCTGCCGTTGGCGATCCGGATCGCCGGCGCCCGTCTGGCGACCCGTCGACACCTGCCGCTGCGCGTGCTCGCCGAGCGCCTCACCGACGAACGACAGCGCCTCGACGAACTCGCCGCCGGCGACCTCGCGGTCCGGTCCAGCATCTCCCTGAGTTACCGAGCACTGGACCCGTCGGCCCGTACCGCCCTGCGGCACCTGGGTTTCTTCGGCCTCCCGAGGTTCGACGCGTGGGTGCTGAGCTCGCTGCTCGACACCTCCGTACCCCTCGCGGAACGGATGCTGGAGGTGCTGGTGGACGCGCATCTGGTCGAGTTCACCGGGGTCGACCAGACCGGGGTTCTGCGCTACCACCTGCACGACCTGGTCCGCCTCTACGCCCGTGAGCGGGCCGATGTCGAGGAGCGCCCCGAGGAGCTGCGGGACGCCATCTCCCGCGCGGTCGGCAGCTGGCGGACGATGATCGATCGCATCACCACCACCTTCCCGCCGGCCGAGGTGGTCTGGCGCAGGCCACCGGGTCCCGGGCTGCCGGTCGCCGAGGATCTGGCCCAACGGGTGCTCGCCGACGCGAGCGGCTGGCTCCAGCGCGAGGAGCCGGTGCTGGTGATCGGCGTCGAGCGGGCGGCGGCGGTCGGCCTGCACGAACTCGCCTGCGACTTCGTGTCCGCCAAGATGGCGTTGCAGTTGGAGGGTGCCAACCGCTTCGAGCTCTGGTCCCGGATCGTCACCGCCGCCCTCCGCGCCGCCGAGCGGGCGGGCAACCTGGACGGTGAGGCGCGGATGCTGGCCGAACTGGCCCAACTGCGCTACGCGGAGGACCGGTACGACGAATCCCGGCGGTACTTCGGCGAGGCGCTGAGCCGGTTCCGAGCGCTCGGCGACATCCCCGGTCAGACCACCGCCCTGGCCGGACTGGGACTGGCCTGCCGGGAGCCCGGCTACCTGGCCGAGGCGTTGCACTTCCTCAACCAGGCCGTACCACTGTTGCGGGAGCTCGACGACGCGGTCGGCATCGGGTACGTGCACCGGGTACGCGGCTCGGTGCTGCTGGAACGGGGCGACTTCGCGATGGCGCTCGCCGACTTCGAGTTGTCGTTGCGGGCGTACCGGCGGACCGGCAGCCAGCGTGGGGTCGCGTACACGTTACGCAGCCTCGGCCTCTACCACCGGGCCCGGGGCGACTACGAGCAGGCGTTACAAGCCTGCGCGGAGTCGGCCGAGATCTTCCGCGAACTCGGCAACGAACTGATGCACTCGTACGCCGTACGCGCCCACGCCACGACGGAGCTGCGGATGGGGCGGCCCGACGCGGCCCTGCCCCGGCTGGAGTGGGCGCTGTCGGTGGCGCGGGAAGCGGGCGACCGCTGGGGACAGGGGGTCGCGTTGCGCGTACTCGGTCAGCTGTACCTGGCCACCGGGCAGCTCGGGTTGGCGGAGGAGTCGCTGGACGCCTCGCTGTCGTTGTGGGACCGGGTGCAGGCGCCACTGTGGCGGGCGCGTACCCGGTACGACCTGTCTCTGGTGTACCGGGCACGCGGCGACATCGACGCGGCCGACCAGGCGTTCACCGAGGCGTACCAGGTCTTCCACCACTACAACTCGCGCGAGTACGTCGAGCTTCAGCGCCGCTGA
- a CDS encoding LysR family transcriptional regulator ArgP, with the protein MGLDSVQLTTFAAVVNEGSFEAAARTLHVTSSAVSQRIKALEQVVGQVLVRRTKPCEATEAGQALLRLAGQVALLEHEALRAARGPLAGGAVRTRVAVVVNADSLATWFLAALTELPPEFTVTFDLREDDQDHTAELLRDGSVMAAVTAQNVPVQGCRVERLGAMRYLAVAAPRLATRHFPDGPASAAFAAAPMIALNRKDTLQHRFLNRVTRRRLDPPLHHVPSAWGFVEAVRLGLGWGLVPEQIALDDIAAGRCVELAPGRHLDVPLYWQHWRLDSAILNALTGAVQTAARSALR; encoded by the coding sequence GTGGGACTCGACTCGGTACAGCTCACCACCTTCGCCGCCGTCGTCAACGAGGGCAGCTTCGAGGCCGCCGCCCGTACGTTGCACGTCACCTCGTCGGCGGTGAGCCAGCGGATCAAGGCGCTCGAACAGGTCGTCGGGCAGGTGCTGGTACGCCGTACCAAGCCGTGTGAGGCGACCGAGGCGGGGCAGGCGTTGCTCCGCCTCGCCGGTCAGGTCGCCCTGCTCGAACACGAGGCGCTGCGCGCCGCCCGGGGGCCGCTGGCCGGCGGTGCGGTCCGGACCAGGGTCGCGGTGGTGGTCAACGCCGATTCGCTCGCCACCTGGTTCCTCGCCGCCCTGACCGAGCTGCCACCGGAGTTCACGGTCACCTTCGACCTCCGCGAGGACGATCAGGACCACACCGCCGAACTGCTCCGGGACGGATCGGTGATGGCCGCGGTGACCGCGCAGAACGTACCCGTCCAGGGTTGCCGGGTGGAACGGCTCGGCGCCATGCGCTACCTCGCCGTCGCGGCGCCCCGGCTCGCCACCCGGCACTTCCCGGACGGGCCGGCCTCCGCCGCCTTCGCCGCCGCACCGATGATCGCGTTGAACCGCAAGGACACCCTTCAGCACCGTTTCCTGAACCGGGTCACCCGGCGACGGCTCGACCCGCCGCTGCACCACGTCCCATCAGCCTGGGGTTTCGTCGAGGCGGTCCGGCTCGGGCTCGGTTGGGGCCTGGTGCCGGAGCAGATCGCCCTTGACGACATCGCCGCCGGTCGCTGTGTGGAGCTCGCCCCCGGCCGGCACCTCGACGTGCCGTTGTACTGGCAGCACTGGCGGCTGGACTCGGCCATCCTCAACGCGCTGACCGGCGCCGTGCAGACCGCCGCCCGGTCGGCCCTGCGCTGA
- a CDS encoding ABC transporter ATP-binding protein, with translation MTTAISVSGLVKTFGRSRALDGLDLEVDAGEVHGFLGPNGAGKSTTIRVLLGLLRADAGQVSLLGGDPWRDAVTLHRRLAYVPGDVNLWPNLTGGEAIDLFGALRGGLDKRRRDELVERFQLDPSKRARTYSKGNRQKVAVIAAFASDVELYILDEPTSGLDPLMEAVFQDCVRDVTRRGRTVLLSSHIFSEVEALCGRVSIIRQGRTVETGTLSELRHLTRTTISVETARPVTGLSDLPGVHEVEVETTRARFDVDTAELDHVLRHLSQFEVRTLTSAPPSLEALFLRHYGDELAGAR, from the coding sequence ATGACAACAGCTATCTCGGTCTCCGGCCTGGTGAAAACGTTCGGCCGCAGCCGTGCCCTGGACGGGCTCGACCTTGAAGTCGACGCCGGCGAGGTGCACGGCTTCCTCGGCCCGAACGGAGCCGGAAAATCGACCACCATCCGGGTCCTGCTCGGACTGCTGCGAGCCGACGCGGGCCAGGTCAGCCTGCTCGGCGGGGATCCCTGGCGGGACGCGGTGACGCTGCACCGCCGGTTGGCGTACGTGCCGGGCGACGTGAACCTCTGGCCGAACCTGACCGGTGGAGAGGCGATCGACCTGTTCGGTGCCCTCCGTGGTGGCCTGGACAAGCGCCGCCGCGACGAGCTGGTCGAGCGGTTCCAACTCGACCCGTCCAAGCGGGCCCGGACCTACTCGAAGGGAAACCGGCAGAAGGTCGCCGTGATCGCCGCCTTCGCCTCCGACGTGGAGCTCTACATCCTCGACGAGCCCACCTCCGGACTGGACCCGTTGATGGAGGCCGTCTTCCAGGACTGCGTCCGAGACGTCACTCGACGGGGCCGCACCGTGCTTCTCTCCAGCCACATCTTCTCCGAGGTGGAGGCGCTCTGCGGCCGGGTGAGCATCATCCGCCAGGGACGTACGGTCGAGACCGGCACGCTGTCCGAACTGCGCCACCTCACCCGTACCACGATCTCGGTGGAGACGGCCCGGCCCGTGACCGGGCTCTCCGACCTGCCCGGGGTCCACGAGGTGGAGGTGGAGACCACCCGGGCCCGGTTCGACGTGGACACCGCCGAACTGGACCACGTTCTGCGCCACCTCAGCCAGTTCGAGGTGCGTACGCTCACCAGCGCGCCGCCGTCGCTGGAGGCACTCTTCCTGCGTCACTACGGCGACGAGTTGGCGGGCGCGCGGTGA
- a CDS encoding transcriptional regulator, whose translation MVSLTLPAGPNPARRRAGRGGAGNLSKHLSVLETAGLIEVEKGYEGRRGRTWITLTADGGTALAEEIKRLKLLITKVETAGTPEDR comes from the coding sequence ATGGTCTCTCTGACCCTGCCCGCAGGGCCGAACCCTGCGAGGCGCCGGGCTGGACGAGGTGGTGCAGGAAACCTCTCCAAGCACCTGAGCGTGCTGGAGACGGCCGGCCTGATCGAGGTCGAGAAGGGCTACGAGGGGCGGCGTGGCCGTACCTGGATCACGCTCACCGCCGACGGCGGCACCGCGCTCGCCGAGGAGATCAAGCGGCTGAAGCTGCTCATCACGAAGGTCGAGACCGCCGGCACGCCGGAGGACCGATGA
- a CDS encoding GNAT family N-acetyltransferase yields MRLDDFWLFERQAVDPEAGGLFNWSGYKDPTSARRQFDQNGLLGPDAGRLVVSTGGTVIGDVAWSRVTYGLPTWWCWNIGISLLPEFRYRGLGTAAQTQLVRYLFETTPAERIEAYTDVQNKPEQRASEKVGFTRDGVLRSTQFRDGQWCDLYLYSLLRQELETGPGYGYGELRPPAGEAVSEAVSEAVSALPFRPVGRPRRCAGRARYARSAGARPAGRRAGP; encoded by the coding sequence GTGCGACTGGATGACTTCTGGCTATTCGAACGACAGGCGGTCGATCCGGAAGCCGGCGGTCTTTTCAACTGGTCCGGATACAAGGATCCGACGAGCGCGCGCCGCCAATTCGACCAGAACGGGTTACTGGGCCCGGACGCCGGACGACTCGTCGTGTCGACCGGCGGAACCGTCATCGGCGACGTCGCCTGGAGCAGGGTGACGTACGGGCTCCCGACCTGGTGGTGCTGGAACATAGGGATCTCGCTGCTGCCCGAGTTCCGGTATCGGGGCCTCGGTACGGCGGCGCAGACACAGCTCGTCCGCTATCTGTTTGAAACGACTCCGGCCGAGCGGATAGAGGCTTACACCGACGTGCAGAACAAGCCGGAACAGCGCGCGTCGGAGAAGGTCGGATTCACCCGGGACGGCGTACTCCGCTCCACCCAGTTCCGGGACGGACAATGGTGCGACCTTTACCTCTACAGCCTCCTGCGGCAGGAATTGGAAACCGGTCCCGGCTACGGTTACGGGGAATTGCGTCCACCCGCCGGCGAGGCGGTCAGCGAGGCGGTCAGCGAGGCGGTCAGCGCGCTCCCATTTCGACCAGTTGGTCGCCCCCGCCGGTGCGCTGGTAGAGCACGGTACGCCCGGAGCGCCGGCGCCAGACCAGCCGGGCGTCGCGCAGGACCCTGA
- a CDS encoding ArsR/SmtB family transcription factor, with protein MSVWLIGADVLARSRFAVSPLIETVAALKALGGHGTHPGQRSWLEAHRPGYRARLAADPFAAAFVKVAFRPRWVADFVVTPPSQTDGGFAEEVGQVRATPPDVARADLATDWPGPLPPELRGDDVSERVADLFEWVWHGTVLPDWPRRRQLLEADIVSRTHQVSSGGWAAALDGMRKGMRWLDNGELQINGYDHPPRDLAGSRLLFIPTTSRRGWVGQGEQRYAVVYPCSGLLADPSIIAPPQALSALLGPVRAIILTQLESPKTTTQLVALTGYGLGSVGGHLRVLRDARLVWRRRSGRTVLYQRTGGGDQLVEMGAR; from the coding sequence GTGAGTGTCTGGCTCATCGGCGCGGACGTACTCGCGAGGAGCCGGTTCGCGGTCTCGCCCCTGATCGAGACCGTCGCCGCGCTCAAGGCGCTGGGCGGTCACGGCACGCACCCCGGCCAGCGGTCCTGGCTCGAGGCCCACCGTCCCGGTTACCGCGCCCGGCTCGCCGCTGACCCGTTCGCGGCGGCGTTCGTGAAGGTGGCGTTCCGGCCCAGGTGGGTGGCGGACTTCGTGGTCACCCCGCCGAGCCAGACCGACGGCGGCTTCGCCGAGGAGGTCGGACAGGTACGGGCCACACCGCCCGACGTCGCCCGGGCCGACCTCGCCACGGACTGGCCCGGTCCGCTGCCGCCCGAACTGCGCGGTGACGACGTGTCCGAACGCGTGGCCGACCTGTTCGAGTGGGTCTGGCACGGGACCGTGCTGCCGGACTGGCCCCGGCGTCGACAGTTGCTCGAGGCCGACATCGTGTCCCGTACCCACCAGGTCAGCTCCGGCGGGTGGGCCGCCGCGCTGGACGGGATGCGCAAGGGGATGCGCTGGCTGGACAATGGAGAACTCCAGATCAACGGGTACGACCACCCGCCGAGAGATCTTGCCGGCTCCCGGCTGCTCTTCATCCCGACCACCTCACGGCGGGGTTGGGTGGGGCAGGGAGAGCAGCGGTACGCCGTGGTCTACCCCTGCTCCGGCCTGCTGGCCGACCCGAGCATCATCGCACCGCCACAGGCGCTGAGTGCCCTGCTCGGTCCCGTACGGGCGATCATCCTCACCCAGTTGGAGTCGCCGAAGACCACCACCCAACTGGTGGCGTTGACCGGTTACGGACTGGGCTCGGTCGGCGGCCACCTCAGGGTCCTGCGCGACGCCCGGCTGGTCTGGCGCCGGCGCTCCGGGCGTACCGTGCTCTACCAGCGCACCGGCGGGGGCGACCAACTGGTCGAAATGGGAGCGCGCTGA